One segment of Cetobacterium sp. NK01 DNA contains the following:
- a CDS encoding tetratricopeptide repeat protein yields MRKLKLLLAGLLICSGLMASEKEDIKFLDELFIQKKYSMALQESNNFITKYPRSKYIKNIKVRMGQVYYVEGRYQEAINTLNACLKELKLNQNETNNIYVYLTKSYVGLKDFETASKAANLIVKTTNEGKNDYEEALLSIGKGYMDNKDYIRAQRELTSALSLQGKNYEDVVLNLALAAYNNSQYIKTIVYLDEYYRGAKVGTNKDLVNYLYGSSYYKTNETSKALEYFKKVKNSSVNSEYKTLSVLTMIEIYLKQGNGKEAESILSSLSSEPKLYNTALKSFGDFYLVRGLNDVALNYYNKITNKDVDVWYGIALSQYRLKDYKNSLENFRKLYPTKYKNESIYYQLSIEYLNKNYKWVLNNRNLVAGLNLNRDEELAINNLVGTSAFQEGDFKLAEEYYAKNYNISPTKESLYKMIVTLSKTKDRTRLNSLIKEYNTKYPTDQEYKKNITIITSDNLLAEGKGEQAISLYKEYLNTNRDPDVVASLIEVMIAQKKYSDVMQYLNIQDASLENTYQKGIATMGMGRYDEAEMYFNQIVNSETNVDKALYEKSKYNIIKNYFLWERYQDAIDSGEAYVGGDNLFALEDVVDKIAISYFRLDNPEKAREYFDKLKLVSNMGDYAQFQIGETYYSEKKYNEAIEAYKVSAESSKNPEYKEKGLYWEISSLYLLKNTDAFSSRSKEFLAKYPNSKLKDNILLMEGELYGVQGNSSNSLKSYEKLYSETKDDVLKEKSLMKVIEISQNTKDIAKELEWINKITNDNKKSYYMAKHYQRENKSEEAKSEYEKLILIEDYKDFAALGLGDYYYTKKDLPKAKEYYDTIISLENSAYKDKALFQIANIQKETGSTNEAVRNYTKLYVLYPTSEYALESKIRSAEGYENLNNFKDAIAQYDELLKTESKNKDYFLEKLIFLNLKIEKKDLAKIYYEQLKRENLKLSEKYKDFFNGGENI; encoded by the coding sequence AAAGAGTTAAAACTTAATCAAAATGAAACTAATAATATATATGTTTATTTAACAAAATCTTATGTAGGGTTAAAAGATTTTGAAACAGCTTCAAAAGCTGCAAATTTAATAGTGAAAACAACAAACGAAGGAAAAAATGATTATGAGGAAGCTCTATTATCCATAGGGAAAGGATATATGGATAATAAAGATTATATAAGAGCTCAAAGAGAGTTAACAAGTGCTTTAAGTTTACAAGGGAAAAATTATGAGGATGTAGTTTTAAACCTAGCTTTAGCAGCTTATAATAACTCTCAATATATAAAGACAATAGTCTATTTAGATGAATATTATAGAGGTGCAAAGGTTGGAACAAATAAAGATCTAGTTAATTATCTATATGGATCATCTTACTATAAAACAAATGAAACATCTAAGGCTTTAGAATACTTTAAAAAAGTAAAAAATAGTAGTGTGAATTCAGAGTATAAGACATTGTCAGTTTTAACAATGATAGAGATTTATTTAAAGCAAGGAAATGGAAAAGAAGCAGAAAGTATTTTATCTAGTTTATCTTCAGAGCCTAAGTTGTATAATACTGCACTAAAGAGTTTTGGTGATTTTTACTTAGTTAGAGGATTAAATGATGTTGCGTTAAATTATTATAATAAAATAACTAATAAAGATGTTGATGTTTGGTATGGTATTGCACTATCTCAATATAGGCTAAAAGATTATAAAAATTCTTTAGAAAATTTTAGGAAATTATATCCAACAAAATATAAAAATGAAAGTATTTACTACCAACTTTCAATTGAATATTTAAATAAAAACTATAAATGGGTTTTAAATAATAGAAATTTAGTAGCAGGATTAAATTTAAATAGAGATGAAGAACTTGCAATAAATAATTTAGTAGGAACTTCAGCTTTTCAAGAGGGGGATTTCAAATTAGCAGAAGAGTATTATGCAAAAAATTATAATATATCTCCAACAAAAGAATCTCTATACAAGATGATTGTGACACTAAGTAAAACTAAGGATAGAACTAGGTTAAATAGTTTAATTAAAGAGTACAATACAAAGTATCCAACAGATCAAGAATATAAGAAAAATATAACTATAATAACTTCTGATAACTTATTAGCTGAAGGAAAAGGTGAGCAAGCTATAAGTTTGTATAAAGAATATTTAAATACAAATAGAGATCCAGATGTTGTAGCTAGCTTAATAGAGGTTATGATAGCTCAAAAAAAATATAGTGATGTTATGCAATATTTAAATATTCAAGATGCTTCTTTAGAAAATACATATCAAAAAGGTATAGCAACAATGGGAATGGGAAGATATGATGAAGCAGAGATGTATTTTAACCAAATAGTGAATAGTGAAACTAACGTAGATAAAGCTCTTTATGAGAAATCAAAATACAATATTATAAAAAATTATTTTTTATGGGAGAGATATCAAGACGCTATTGATTCAGGAGAAGCATATGTAGGAGGAGATAATCTATTTGCTTTAGAAGATGTAGTTGATAAGATAGCAATCAGTTATTTTAGATTAGATAACCCAGAAAAAGCGAGAGAATATTTTGATAAATTAAAGTTAGTTTCTAATATGGGAGATTATGCTCAGTTCCAAATAGGAGAAACATATTATAGTGAAAAAAAATATAATGAAGCTATAGAAGCTTATAAAGTAAGTGCAGAGAGTTCAAAGAATCCAGAATATAAAGAAAAAGGGTTATATTGGGAAATCTCTTCTTTATATCTGTTAAAAAATACAGATGCATTTAGTTCTAGAAGTAAAGAGTTTTTAGCTAAGTATCCAAATTCAAAATTAAAAGATAATATTCTTTTAATGGAGGGAGAACTTTACGGAGTTCAAGGGAATAGTAGCAATAGTTTGAAAAGCTATGAAAAATTATATAGTGAAACTAAAGATGACGTTTTAAAAGAAAAATCTCTTATGAAAGTGATAGAAATTTCTCAAAATACAAAAGATATAGCAAAAGAGTTAGAGTGGATAAATAAAATAACAAATGATAATAAGAAAAGTTATTATATGGCTAAGCATTATCAAAGAGAGAATAAATCAGAGGAAGCTAAGAGTGAGTATGAAAAACTAATTTTAATAGAAGATTATAAAGATTTTGCAGCATTAGGATTAGGAGATTATTACTATACTAAAAAAGATTTACCTAAAGCTAAAGAGTATTACGATACCATAATATCTTTAGAGAATAGTGCATATAAGGACAAAGCTTTATTCCAAATTGCTAATATTCAAAAAGAAACAGGATCAACAAATGAAGCAGTAAGAAATTATACAAAATTATATGTTTTATACCCAACTAGTGAATATGCTTTAGAATCTAAGATTAGATCAGCTGAAGGGTATGAAAATTTAAATAATTTTAAAGATGCAATTGCACAATATGATGAACTATTAAAAACAGAAAGTAAAAATAAAGATTATTTTTTAGAAAAATTAATATTTTTAAATCTGAAAATAGAAAAGAAAGATTTAGCAAAAATATATTATGAACAGTTAAAAAGAGAGAATTTAAAACTTTCTGAAAAATATAAAGATTTTTTTAACGGAGGAGAAAACATATGA
- a CDS encoding MotA/TolQ/ExbB proton channel family protein — MYWLVNGGILMYFIVFMSILGLYVIIERAIYFRVNENIDMSRIRPILRNAIEKNDIKGAITTLGNQKSSTAKVIKEVLIYWYKTRSTNVETLEEKAREVALAQVPKLERNMWLLSVVAHTTPLIGLLGTVTGMIKAFQAVSLHGTGDASVLASGISQALLTTAGGLFVAIPSIILYNYFNKKIDDQINDMEKGSAELINYFRK; from the coding sequence ATGTATTGGTTAGTAAATGGTGGAATACTTATGTATTTTATAGTATTTATGTCAATATTAGGATTGTATGTAATTATAGAAAGAGCAATTTATTTTAGAGTTAACGAAAATATAGATATGTCTAGAATAAGACCTATATTGCGTAATGCAATCGAAAAAAATGATATAAAAGGAGCTATAACAACTTTAGGGAATCAAAAGAGTTCAACTGCAAAAGTTATAAAAGAAGTTCTAATATATTGGTACAAAACAAGAAGTACAAATGTGGAAACATTAGAAGAGAAAGCTAGAGAAGTAGCTTTAGCTCAAGTTCCTAAATTAGAGAGAAATATGTGGCTTTTATCAGTAGTAGCACATACAACTCCATTAATAGGGTTATTAGGAACTGTTACAGGTATGATTAAAGCATTCCAAGCAGTATCATTACATGGAACTGGGGACGCTTCAGTTTTAGCAAGTGGAATATCTCAAGCTTTATTAACAACAGCAGGAGGATTATTCGTTGCAATCCCATCAATTATTTTATATAACTATTTTAATAAAAAAATTGATGACCAAATAAATGATATGGAAAAAGGTAGTGCAGAGTTAATAAACTATTTCAGAAAATAA
- a CDS encoding ExbD/TolR family protein — protein sequence MKLNRIKRRSGNSLILELTPLIDVVFLLLIFFLVATTFEDVNSSIKIDLPTSTVKSTKPVNELQVIVTKDKEYFISYKDKGKSKREKVNPKELKEALAQKLNESEDKNVIISADKSVSHGIIVDTMTAAKEAGAISLDIDTASPGK from the coding sequence ATGAAACTTAATAGAATTAAAAGAAGATCAGGTAATTCTTTAATCCTTGAATTAACTCCCTTAATAGACGTAGTATTCTTGCTGTTAATATTTTTCTTGGTTGCTACTACTTTTGAAGATGTGAATAGTAGTATAAAGATAGACTTGCCAACATCTACAGTAAAAAGTACTAAGCCAGTTAACGAGTTACAAGTTATTGTAACTAAAGATAAAGAATATTTTATAAGTTATAAAGACAAGGGAAAAAGTAAAAGAGAAAAAGTAAATCCTAAAGAGTTAAAAGAGGCATTAGCACAAAAGCTTAATGAATCAGAGGATAAAAATGTTATCATTAGTGCTGATAAAAGTGTAAGTCATGGAATAATTGTAGATACAATGACAGCAGCTAAAGAGGCAGGAGCTATTTCTTTAGATATAGATACAGCTTCTCCTGGAAAGTAG
- a CDS encoding energy transducer TonB produces MNRQNSDLKIFLASVVINILILFLIPGIKIDEIVDKKLKVGLVALETATKKTTTKPEPKNKTTPVKDEKKEEKKVVKKEEPKPVEKKPEVKEVKKLTLDDLAKSISKREAEFLAIDKPSIREVNSDLKKELLDKKDLKEADKKSPIDPTKDITISKEDTVLDKSMEYQLDDNTKDLAFQGEGEEDLGFKTMVEKNGTDGLPSGYRLGVEDGDVIAKWDQNNREPRYPEEAQLRGMQGKVLLKIQIDETGKVTSVFIEKGSGVPEINLAIEEIARTWRIYLTKNGLNIEGNVNLEYSFKLLGAS; encoded by the coding sequence ATGAATAGACAAAATAGTGACTTAAAGATATTTTTAGCATCAGTGGTAATAAATATTCTTATTCTGTTTTTAATTCCTGGGATTAAAATAGATGAAATAGTTGATAAAAAATTAAAAGTAGGATTAGTAGCATTAGAAACAGCAACAAAAAAAACAACTACAAAACCAGAACCTAAAAACAAAACTACTCCAGTTAAAGATGAAAAAAAGGAAGAAAAAAAAGTTGTTAAAAAAGAAGAGCCTAAACCAGTAGAGAAAAAGCCAGAAGTAAAAGAAGTTAAGAAATTAACGTTAGATGATTTAGCAAAAAGTATTTCTAAGAGAGAAGCAGAGTTTTTAGCTATCGATAAGCCTTCAATTAGAGAAGTTAATAGTGATTTAAAAAAGGAACTATTAGATAAAAAAGATTTAAAAGAAGCAGATAAAAAATCTCCAATTGATCCAACTAAAGATATAACAATTTCCAAAGAAGACACAGTTTTAGATAAAAGTATGGAGTATCAATTAGATGATAATACTAAAGATTTAGCTTTTCAAGGAGAGGGAGAAGAGGATCTAGGATTTAAAACTATGGTAGAAAAAAATGGAACAGATGGACTTCCAAGTGGTTATAGATTAGGTGTAGAAGATGGAGATGTAATTGCTAAATGGGATCAAAACAATAGAGAACCAAGATATCCAGAAGAAGCACAATTAAGGGGTATGCAAGGAAAAGTCTTATTAAAAATACAAATAGATGAAACAGGAAAAGTTACATCAGTATTTATAGAAAAGGGTAGTGGAGTTCCAGAAATAAATTTAGCTATAGAGGAGATAGCAAGAACTTGGAGAATATATTTAACTAAAAATGGATTAAATATAGAGGGAAATGTTAACTTAGAATACAGCTTTAAATTGTTAGGAGCTTCATAA
- a CDS encoding sigma-54-dependent transcriptional regulator has translation MTLLGFRLENELKDELESNFENELRFAENISSFMELLKERKYEAVVIDETNLQQDALVNLVKKITETHKRSVIIIMGETSNLKLVAGVIKAGAYDYILKPISPKDVNKILEKAVKDHKLLAERVDRNKNTGDKLIGQTKEIVEVYKMIGRVSNSRIPVLVVGEKGTGKSSVATAIHQFSDWSAKPFLSVNCTSFQNNLLERKLFGYEKGAFEGAAFSQIGDLEKANGGTLHLGNIESLSLDMQSKILYLLQEGEFFRMGGSEPIEMDIRIVATTSENLEELINKKLFIDELYNKLKILEINIPPLRDRKDDIPFIIDHYLASCNEELHKAVKGVSKPAMKKIMRYDWPGNVNELKNAIKSAVALCRGSSILVEELPGNVTGNKISKRKGDNQSWVLTDWIEGELLGLKNNKQNNYYGIIISKVEKELIRQVLEITSGKKVETAELLGITRNTLRTKMNNYGLE, from the coding sequence TTGACTCTTTTAGGATTTAGATTAGAAAATGAATTAAAAGACGAGTTAGAAAGTAATTTTGAAAATGAGTTGAGATTTGCAGAAAATATAAGCTCTTTTATGGAATTATTAAAAGAGAGAAAGTATGAAGCTGTTGTAATAGATGAAACAAATTTACAACAAGATGCTTTGGTAAATCTTGTAAAAAAAATTACAGAAACACATAAAAGATCAGTAATTATAATAATGGGAGAAACTTCAAATTTAAAATTAGTTGCAGGAGTTATAAAAGCAGGTGCGTATGACTATATTTTAAAACCAATTAGTCCAAAAGATGTTAATAAAATCTTAGAAAAAGCAGTAAAAGACCATAAATTATTAGCTGAAAGAGTTGATAGAAACAAAAATACTGGAGATAAGTTAATAGGGCAAACAAAAGAGATTGTAGAAGTCTACAAGATGATAGGGAGAGTTTCAAATAGTAGAATACCTGTTCTGGTAGTGGGAGAAAAAGGAACAGGAAAAAGTAGTGTTGCAACAGCAATACATCAATTTAGTGATTGGAGTGCAAAGCCATTTTTATCTGTAAATTGTACATCATTTCAAAATAATCTTTTAGAGAGAAAATTATTTGGATATGAAAAAGGAGCTTTTGAAGGAGCAGCATTTTCTCAAATTGGAGATTTAGAAAAAGCGAATGGTGGAACATTGCATCTAGGAAATATAGAATCTTTAAGTTTAGATATGCAGTCAAAGATTTTATATTTATTACAAGAGGGAGAGTTCTTCAGAATGGGTGGATCAGAGCCTATAGAGATGGACATCAGAATTGTAGCTACAACAAGTGAAAACTTAGAAGAGTTAATAAATAAGAAATTATTTATAGATGAACTATATAATAAGCTAAAGATTTTAGAAATTAATATTCCTCCTTTGAGAGACAGAAAAGATGATATACCATTTATTATAGATCATTATTTAGCTAGTTGTAATGAGGAGTTACATAAAGCAGTAAAAGGTGTTAGTAAACCTGCTATGAAAAAAATAATGAGATATGATTGGCCTGGAAATGTAAATGAATTAAAAAATGCTATTAAATCAGCAGTAGCTTTATGTAGAGGAAGTTCTATATTAGTTGAAGAGTTACCTGGAAATGTAACTGGAAATAAAATATCTAAAAGAAAAGGAGATAACCAAAGTTGGGTATTGACTGATTGGATAGAAGGTGAACTTTTAGGGCTAAAAAATAATAAACAAAATAACTATTATGGAATAATAATATCAAAAGTTGAAAAAGAGTTAATACGTCAAGTATTAGAGATAACAAGTGGTAAAAAAGTAGAAACAGCAGAATTACTTGGAATAACAAGAAATACACTGAGAACAAAGATGAATAACTATGGTTTAGAGTAA
- the dnaX gene encoding DNA polymerase III subunit gamma/tau, translating into MHVTLYRKYRPKDFEEIAGEQEIVQTLKNSLKSNRLAHAYLFTGPRGVGKTSIARLMAKGVNCLTNGVTDTPCNICENCKEISAGNFLDLIEIDAASNRGIDEIRQLKEKINYSPTKGRKKVYIIDEVHMLTKEAFNALLKTLEEPPEHVLFILATTEPDKILPTIISRCQRYDFKSVNYRDMREKLMYIIDNEGYKIDEPSLVAIYEASGGSMRDSISILERLMINTENKDIVIEKTEDVLGITPIKIIDQFIEIIEKKNQSEGVELLEEIWKNSIDIEIFFKDLAKRAKDRIVKIDLKTEIGLEIIDTVYDILSKFRYEEDKRLVGYVILNRLTEKVEKEVIVEKIIERVQNPQETLEIETSIDYSESENISKISYEEVKKSWNTIIEEAKKVKMTFGAFLIKAYFKDFSNNTLVIGFANDQSFAKNMMETEPYRTLFLETVRKVLKSKIMIKYELQEVNKSKDRVEGEDFSKKIIDFFGGEII; encoded by the coding sequence ATGCACGTAACATTATATAGAAAATATAGACCTAAGGATTTTGAAGAGATTGCAGGAGAACAAGAGATTGTTCAAACATTAAAAAATTCATTAAAATCAAACAGATTAGCTCACGCTTATTTATTTACAGGACCTAGAGGAGTTGGAAAAACATCTATAGCTAGACTTATGGCAAAAGGTGTGAATTGTTTAACAAATGGGGTAACAGATACACCTTGCAATATATGTGAAAATTGTAAAGAAATTTCAGCAGGAAATTTCTTAGATTTAATAGAGATAGATGCAGCTTCGAATAGAGGAATTGATGAAATAAGGCAACTAAAAGAAAAAATAAACTATAGTCCTACAAAGGGAAGAAAAAAGGTCTATATAATAGACGAGGTTCATATGCTGACAAAAGAGGCTTTTAATGCTTTATTAAAAACATTAGAAGAACCACCAGAGCATGTATTGTTTATATTAGCAACAACAGAACCAGATAAAATTTTACCAACGATTATTTCAAGATGTCAAAGATATGATTTTAAAAGTGTTAATTATAGAGATATGAGAGAAAAACTTATGTATATAATAGACAATGAAGGATATAAAATTGATGAACCTAGTTTAGTAGCTATTTACGAAGCATCTGGTGGAAGTATGAGAGATTCAATATCTATATTAGAAAGATTGATGATAAATACAGAAAATAAAGATATTGTGATTGAAAAAACTGAAGATGTGTTAGGAATAACTCCAATAAAAATAATAGATCAATTTATAGAGATTATAGAGAAAAAAAATCAATCAGAGGGAGTTGAACTTTTAGAAGAGATTTGGAAAAATTCAATTGATATTGAAATATTTTTTAAAGATCTAGCTAAAAGAGCCAAAGATAGAATAGTAAAAATTGATTTAAAAACAGAGATCGGTTTAGAAATAATAGATACAGTTTATGATATATTATCTAAATTTCGTTATGAAGAAGATAAAAGATTAGTAGGATATGTTATCCTAAATAGATTAACTGAAAAAGTTGAAAAAGAAGTTATAGTTGAAAAGATAATAGAAAGAGTTCAAAATCCACAAGAAACTTTAGAGATTGAGACTTCAATAGATTATAGCGAATCAGAAAATATATCTAAAATTAGTTATGAGGAAGTAAAAAAATCTTGGAATACTATAATAGAAGAGGCTAAAAAAGTAAAAATGACTTTTGGAGCGTTTTTAATTAAAGCTTATTTTAAGGATTTTTCAAATAATACTTTAGTTATTGGATTTGCAAATGATCAAAGCTTTGCAAAAAATATGATGGAAACAGAACCATATAGAACATTATTTTTAGAGACAGTTAGGAAGGTTCTTAAATCTAAAATCATGATAAAATATGAATTACAAGAGGTTAATAAGAGTAAAGATAGAGTAGAAGGAGAAGACTTTTCTAAAAAGATAATAGATTTTTTTGGAGGAGAAATAATATAG
- the rplI gene encoding 50S ribosomal protein L9 — protein MSKIQVILTADVAGQGRKGEIVSVSEGYAKNFLLKNNKGIIATPEELKKIENKKVRDAKKAEEEKKKSIEIKALLESKKLTIVGKTGDNGKLFGAITNKEISAELKKEFGLDIDRKKIECTIKSLGEHKAIVKLHTDVKAEVLVVIKG, from the coding sequence ATGTCAAAAATACAAGTAATTTTAACAGCAGATGTAGCAGGTCAAGGAAGAAAAGGAGAGATTGTAAGTGTTTCTGAAGGATATGCAAAAAACTTCCTATTAAAAAATAACAAAGGGATTATTGCCACTCCAGAGGAGTTAAAAAAGATAGAGAATAAAAAGGTAAGAGATGCAAAAAAAGCTGAAGAAGAAAAGAAAAAATCAATTGAAATAAAAGCTTTATTAGAAAGTAAAAAATTAACAATTGTTGGAAAAACAGGAGATAACGGAAAGTTATTTGGAGCAATAACAAACAAAGAGATTTCAGCAGAATTAAAAAAAGAGTTTGGATTAGATATAGATAGAAAAAAAATAGAGTGCACTATTAAAAGCTTAGGAGAGCATAAAGCAATTGTAAAATTACATACAGATGTAAAGGCTGAGGTTTTAGTAGTAATAAAAGGATAG